One window of the Pristis pectinata isolate sPriPec2 chromosome 13, sPriPec2.1.pri, whole genome shotgun sequence genome contains the following:
- the LOC127577095 gene encoding pancreatic secretory granule membrane major glycoprotein GP2-like, which produces MSPSEIRVLLLILGSLAADSALGDPCVTHTVLDQPWRSTDCSSTECTGRWMDDGDLVVGWYRFNSSGGRKIPETVVPVNHCSGERAGWLNGSHPSVGEGEVTRTVCFTWDGNTCYWNREIRVKNCSGYFVCRLKPSLDGHSVYCTDRQTSGGEGHTGSSTRESPPGTAPCPSGGDTPRCGRC; this is translated from the exons ATGTCACCCAGTGAAATAAGGGTTCTGCTGCTGATCCTGGGTTCTCTGG CCGCAGACTCCGCACTCGGTGATCCGTGTGTAACCCACACCGTCCtggatcagccctggaggagcacagattgTTCCAGCACTGAGTGCACTGGCCGATGGATGGATGATGGAGATCTTGTGGTGggatggtacagatttaacaG TTCCGGCGGACGGAAGATTCCTGAGACTGTCGTTCCAGTGAATCACTGCTCCGGGGAGAGAGCGGGCTGGTTAAACG GTTCCCATcccagtgtgggagagggggaggtgaccaGGACCGTCTGCTTCACCTGGGACGGAAACACCTGCTACTGGAACCGGGAGATCAGGGTGAAAAACTGCTCCGGTTACTTTGTGTGTCGGCTGAAGCCGTCACTCGACGGTCACTCTGTGTATTGTACAG ATCGCCAGACTTCTGGAGGTGAAGGACACACAGGATCATCAACTAGAGAGTCCCCCCCAGGGACCGCCCCCTGCCCCAGTGGGGGAGACACCCCCAG GTGCGGCAGGTGCTGA